The genomic stretch CCCGGCCCGTCTCGGGCGCGGCCGCCTCGCCCTGGGCCGCTCCCTTGTCCATGGCGGGGGCCGCCCCGCCCGCGGAGGACGCTGAGTTGTCCGAGGCGCCGTCCCCGCAACCGGCCAGCATGAGACCAGCGATGATCACGGTGCCCAGCACATATGTCTTTCGAGCGCGCATGCTTTCTCCCAACCCCGTTTCGATGTGCCCCTGGGACGTGCGGCGGAGGTTTCCCGGTTCCGGCAGACTGCGGAATGAGCGGTCACGAATCAGCAGCGGAGGGATCCCGTGCAGATCACGAAGTTCACGCATTCCTGTCTCCGGATCGAGGGCGCTGGGGTCCTCGTGGTCGATCCGGGGGCGTTCAGCGAGCGAGCGGCGCTCGACGGCGCCGACGCGGTGCTGATCACGCACGAGCACTTCGACCACCTCGACCCGGAGGCGCTCACCGAGACCTTGGAGAAGCGGCCGGGGCTGCGGATTTACGCCCACGCCGACGTACTGGCCCAGCACCCGCGTTTCGCGGAGGCGTCGACGGCGGTCGAGCCGGGCGGCGAGTTCGAGGCCGCGGGTTATCGCGTACGGGTCCACGGCGGTCAGCACGCCGTGATCCACCCCGACATCCCGCGGATCGCGAACGTGGGTTATCTGATCGCCGACGGGTCGACGAATCTCTACCACCCCGGGGATTCGTTCACCGTGCCGGAGGACACGACGGTGGACACCCTGTTCGCGCCGTTGAATGCTCCGTGGATGAAGCTCTCCGAGTCGATCGACTTCGTCCGGGCGGTCAAGCCGGGGCGGGCCTACGCGCTGCACGACCATCTGCTCACCGAGACCGGGGCGAAGGTCTCCGACGGACATCTTGAGCGACTCTCCGGCACGAAGTACGCGCACCTCGCGCCCGGCACTACCATCGCTTGACGTGCCCAGCGCCACCGACGATCTGATCCAGCGGCTCTACGAGTCCCCGCCGGAGGGCTTCGTCGCGGCCCGGACAGCCGCCATCGACGACGCCCGAAAGGCCGGCGACCGGGCCACCGCCAAGCGCCTGGCCGCGCTCAAGAAGCCGACCGTGGCCGCCTGGGTGGTCAACCTGCTCGCGCTGCGCCGGCCCGAGCTGATCGAGGAACTGGTCGAGCTCTCCACCGCGCTGCGCGAGGCCCAGCGTGGGCTCGACGGCTCAGCCCTGCGCGAGCTGACCAACCAGCGCCGCCAGGTGGTCTCGGCCCTGGTCGCGGCGGCGGGCAAGCTGGCCCGGGCCGAGGACCCGTCGGCCAAGCTGCCGCTCGGCGAGGTCGAGGCGACGCTGACCGCGGCGCTGGCCGAACCCGAGATCGCGGCCCAGGTGCGTACGGGCAGGTTGATCCGTGCTGCCACCTACGCGGGCTTCGGCGAGGTGCCCCGGCCCCGGCTCCGGCTCGTCACCGACGAGGCCGCCGTTGCCGATGACGACGATGCGGACGGCGACGCCGAGGTGGTCGAGTTCCCGCGGGAACGCGCCGCGGCGGCCGAGCGGCGGCGCCGGGAGTTCGAGCAGCGGCGTCGCGAACTCCGCCGGGAGCTGTCGAACGCCCAGGCGGCCGAGAAGCGCGCCGACGACCAACTCGGACGCGCCGAGTCCGCCGAACGTGATGCTGGTCACGTGGTTGAGGACCTGGACGCCGAACTGGCCGAATTGGAACGCAAACGTACCGAGGCGCAGGCGGAAGTGGCCCGGCGCAAGCAGGCTCGCCGCCTCGCCGAACGGGAGGCCGCCGCGGCCCGCCGCCAGGTCGGTGACGTTCAGGCCGCGTTGGAGGATCTTGAATCGGACGAGCCGGATTGATCCGGTTTACCGCCCCGGATGGGAAGAATATTTTCCAGATCGGGTCAGGAAGAGCAGAATCGCTCGGGTGACCCCCGAACAGGCAGCCGCCAACGCCAAGACGGGGCTGGCGACGATTGTGGGCGCCTTCGCCGAGTCGCCACAGACGCTGCGCCGCGCGCGTCTGCTGGGCCTGTCCGGCTGGGCCTACCACGTTTCCGCGCGTGCGGGCGCGCTCGGCGACGTGCGTCCCGAGACCGTCGCGGCCTCGATCGGCCTCATCGCCCCGGAGGCCGTCATGGACGGCTGGGAGGCGACGGCCAAGACGTCCGCGCCGATGGAGGTGGCCACCTGGCACCTCCACGAGCTGTGCACCTGGGGCGTCGAGCAGATCGGCGGCTTCCCCCGGCTGGCCCGGCTGCACGAGCTGACCCGCCGGGTCGTGGCCGCTGTCGACTACGCAGGCCTGCCGCTGTTCGCCGCCTGGCGGGCGATGCCGGTGCCCGAGCAGGCGCCCGGCGCGCAGACCGCGGTCCTGCTGCACCTGCTGCACGAGCACCGGCTCGGCGTGCAGCTCGTGGCGGTGCGGGCCAGTGGGCTCACCCCGCTGCAGGCGATCATCGCCGGGCCCGAGGGCGAGACCGGCGCGGTGGCGTTCGGGTGGCAGCCGCCCTATCCGGCGGCGGGCCCGATCGTCCGGCGGCTCATGTGGGCCGAGTCCGTCGCCGACGCGATGGCCGGACAGGCGTACGCGGCCCTCGACCTCGGTGAGCGCGTTGAGCTGATCGGCCTGCTGGAGTCGCTGAGGCACCGGCTGCAGCGGTAAAAGGCTCGCCCGGCGCCTCCCCGGCGTGATCCCATGCCGGGGTGACTGAGCTTCCCGACGGCTGGAGCGTGCGCCGGCCCACCCTCGACGACGCGCCCGCCATCCTGCAGCTGGTGCACGCCAGCGACATCGCGGCGGTCGGCTACCCCGACTACAGCCCCGAAGAGGTGCGCGAGGCCCTCACCGAGCCCAACACCGACATGGCGCGCGACTGCTGGGTGGCGCTCGACGCCGGCGGCCGCATCGTCGGCTGGACCTATCCCGGCAACGCCACCGGCGCGAGCCGCGACTTCATCGAGGTGTACGTCTGGCCCACCGACGGGCTGCCCGCGATGCGCCCGCTGCTCGAGCTGATGCTGGCCCGGGTGGCCGAGCGCAAGGCCGAGTTCGGCCACGAGACGTACGAGGTCCGCGCCGGCGCCGTGCCCACCGAGACGGCCTGGATCGACCTGCTGACCGAACACGGGTTCGGCTTCCTCAAGCAGAACGCGCGCATGCAGATCTCGCTCGACGGCGTGTCCGCGACCCCGCCGGAACCGCCGGCCGGGGTCCTGATCCGCAACGTCCGGCCCGATGACGAGGCCGAGATGCGCGCCTTCCACAGCGTCATCGAGCAGGCGTTCCTCGACTCCGACCACCGGGCGCTGCCGTACGACGCGTGGCGCAAACAGGCTTCCGCGCTCGACGAGTGGTTCGTGGCCGAGGCCGACGGCGAGGTCGCGGGCGTGCTGGAGTCGTCGTTCGACAGCGACCAGGGCAACGACGAGGGCTGGGTCAAACGGCTCGCGGTGCTCGGGGCGTACCGGAAAAGGGGTTTGGGTGAGGCCCTGCTGCGCCGCGCCTTCGCCACTTACGCCGGTAAAGGGCGCGCCAAGGCCGGCCTGGGGGTCGACATGGCCAACCCGACCAGGGCGGCCCGGCTCTACCTCGCGGTCGGCATGAAGCCGCTCTACGAGGCCAACATCTATCAGAAGATCATCTAGGACTCGGGCGACGGCGTGGCGGTGGGCCGGCGGCGCAGCTCCTCGACGTAGTCGTCGGGGGCGCCGGCCTTCTCGGCGGCGTTCGCGATCTCGCTCAGATACCACGCCGTCGGGAGCCCGCCCTCGTAGCCGGCGAAGACGTAGACCCAGGCGCTGAACTCGCCCTCGAGCGTGGAGACACGCACGGTGACCTTCTGATAGGCCCCAGCGGTCACCCCCTCGACCTCGTCGAGCTGTGACGCATCCCACGGATGAACGTCGTAGAGGGAGACGAAGACCCGGTCCCCGGGCGATTCGACGATCGTCGTGACCGCGCCCTCCCAGCCAATTTCCCCCTCACCGGCAAAGGTCAGGCGCCAGCCTTCTATCCACCCCACGCCCACCATGGGCGAGTGCGGACAGTAGGCCCGCATGCGGGCCGGGTCGAGGTTTGAGCCATACGCGGCGTAATGACGCACGGCGATGACGATAGCGGCACCGGGCGGTCGTGGAGAATACAAGCAGTGCGTGTCGGCACAACTGCCATGCGGGAAGAGGGTTGGAGCGTCGTGAGTCGGATCGTGATCATCGGTGGGGGACCGGGCGGGTACGAGGCGGCACTGGTCGCGGCCCAGCTCGACGCGGACGTCACCCTCGTCGAGGCGGACGGCCCGGGCGGCGCCTGCGTCCTGACCGACTGTGTGCCGTCCAAGACCTTCATCGCCAGCTCCGAGATCATGACGGGGTATCGGCACAACGAGCGGTTCGGCATCCGTTCGGCCGGGCTCGACGGCGTCACCGTCGACGCGGTCGCGGTCAACGACAGGGTGAAGCGGCTCGCGCTGGCCCAGTCCGCTGACATCCAGGCCAAGCTGGTCAAGGCCGGGGTCGACGTGGTGCACGGCCGGGCCCGCATGGGCGAGGACACGCTCGGGCACACCCACCAGGTGCTGATCACCCCGCACGGCGGCCAGACGTACGCGGTCGAGGCCACCACGGTGCTGCTGGCCACCGGGGCGACCCCGCGGGTGCTGGCCACCGCCCGTCCGGACGGCGACCGGATCCTCGACTGGCGTCAGCTGTACGACCTGACCGAGCTGCCCTCCCACCTGATCGTCATCGGTTCCGGTGTCACCGGCGCCGAGTTCGCCAGCGCCTACCTCGCCATGGGCGTGCGGGTCACGCTGGTGTCGAGCCGCGAACGGGTGATGCCGCACGAGGACGCCGACGCCGCGATGGCGATCGAACGGGTGTTCCGCGAGCGGGGCATGACCATCCTCAGCCAGGCGCGCGGCAAGAGCGTCGAGAACACCGGCTCCGGCGTACGGGTCACGCTCGGCGACGACCGGGTGATCGAAGGCTCGCACGCGCTGATCGCGGTCGGCGCCGTGCCCAACACCGCCGACCTGAGCCTCGCCGAGTACGGCGTGCAGGTCGGCGACGGCGGTTACGTGACCGTCGACCGGGTGTCGCGCACCAATGTGCCCGGCATCTACGCGGCCGGCGACTGCACCGGCGTGCTGCCGCTGGCCAGCGTGGCCGCCATGCAGGGCCGCATCGCCATCTGGCACGCGATGGGCGAGGCCGTGGCGCCGCTGCGGCTGCGGACCGTGTCGGCCAACGTCTTCACCGACCCCGAGCTGGCCACCGTCGGCGTCTCGCAGAACGACGTGGACGCGGGCCGGGTCCCGGCGCGTCAGGTGATGCTGCCGCTGACCGGCAACGCCCGGGCCAAGATGGCCGACCTGCACGACGGCTTCGTGAAGCTGTTCTGCCGGCCGGCCACGGGCCAGATCGTGGGCGGCGTCGTGGTGGCGCCCAAGGCGAGCGAGCTGATCCTGCCGATCACGATGGCGATCGAGAACAACCTGACCGTGGACCAGCTGGCCCACACGATCACTATCTACCCGTCGTTGTCGGGGTCGATTGCGGAAGCGGCGCGTCAGCTGATGCAGCACGAGCTGCAGTGACGGCCAGTTCCTCGTCCTTGCGGCCGCCGAACAGCGCCAGGATCCACCCGGCGGTGCCGAAGACGACGGCGGCGGTGGCGGCGATCGCGAACAGCCGCCACGCCGACTGGGTGATCGCCGTTCCGCCGACGTGGCCGACCAGACCGCCGTACGTGCCCCAGGCGAGCGCGGCCAGGCCGTCGTAGAGGGCGAACAGCTTGATCGGGTAGCGGCGGCGGCCGGCGTGGAAACCGGCCGCCATGCGCCCGCCGGGCACGAACCGGCAGAGGA from Paractinoplanes brasiliensis encodes the following:
- a CDS encoding SCO6745 family protein encodes the protein MTPEQAAANAKTGLATIVGAFAESPQTLRRARLLGLSGWAYHVSARAGALGDVRPETVAASIGLIAPEAVMDGWEATAKTSAPMEVATWHLHELCTWGVEQIGGFPRLARLHELTRRVVAAVDYAGLPLFAAWRAMPVPEQAPGAQTAVLLHLLHEHRLGVQLVAVRASGLTPLQAIIAGPEGETGAVAFGWQPPYPAAGPIVRRLMWAESVADAMAGQAYAALDLGERVELIGLLESLRHRLQR
- a CDS encoding gamma-glutamylcyclotransferase; its protein translation is MRHYAAYGSNLDPARMRAYCPHSPMVGVGWIEGWRLTFAGEGEIGWEGAVTTIVESPGDRVFVSLYDVHPWDASQLDEVEGVTAGAYQKVTVRVSTLEGEFSAWVYVFAGYEGGLPTAWYLSEIANAAEKAGAPDDYVEELRRRPTATPSPES
- a CDS encoding GNAT family N-acetyltransferase, with protein sequence MTELPDGWSVRRPTLDDAPAILQLVHASDIAAVGYPDYSPEEVREALTEPNTDMARDCWVALDAGGRIVGWTYPGNATGASRDFIEVYVWPTDGLPAMRPLLELMLARVAERKAEFGHETYEVRAGAVPTETAWIDLLTEHGFGFLKQNARMQISLDGVSATPPEPPAGVLIRNVRPDDEAEMRAFHSVIEQAFLDSDHRALPYDAWRKQASALDEWFVAEADGEVAGVLESSFDSDQGNDEGWVKRLAVLGAYRKRGLGEALLRRAFATYAGKGRAKAGLGVDMANPTRAARLYLAVGMKPLYEANIYQKII
- a CDS encoding MBL fold metallo-hydrolase; this encodes MQITKFTHSCLRIEGAGVLVVDPGAFSERAALDGADAVLITHEHFDHLDPEALTETLEKRPGLRIYAHADVLAQHPRFAEASTAVEPGGEFEAAGYRVRVHGGQHAVIHPDIPRIANVGYLIADGSTNLYHPGDSFTVPEDTTVDTLFAPLNAPWMKLSESIDFVRAVKPGRAYALHDHLLTETGAKVSDGHLERLSGTKYAHLAPGTTIA
- a CDS encoding NAD(P)H-quinone dehydrogenase; translated protein: MSRIVIIGGGPGGYEAALVAAQLDADVTLVEADGPGGACVLTDCVPSKTFIASSEIMTGYRHNERFGIRSAGLDGVTVDAVAVNDRVKRLALAQSADIQAKLVKAGVDVVHGRARMGEDTLGHTHQVLITPHGGQTYAVEATTVLLATGATPRVLATARPDGDRILDWRQLYDLTELPSHLIVIGSGVTGAEFASAYLAMGVRVTLVSSRERVMPHEDADAAMAIERVFRERGMTILSQARGKSVENTGSGVRVTLGDDRVIEGSHALIAVGAVPNTADLSLAEYGVQVGDGGYVTVDRVSRTNVPGIYAAGDCTGVLPLASVAAMQGRIAIWHAMGEAVAPLRLRTVSANVFTDPELATVGVSQNDVDAGRVPARQVMLPLTGNARAKMADLHDGFVKLFCRPATGQIVGGVVVAPKASELILPITMAIENNLTVDQLAHTITIYPSLSGSIAEAARQLMQHELQ